AGGTGCTACCGCACTCGAGCCGTTTTCTTGACTCTCGGTGGAAGGACATGACTCGGGAGGAGATTGGTCCTGATTTTCCTGGTACAAATGGGGTAGGTTGAGCTTCGTGTCCGGGCCGTAGAGCTTACGCGCGGCGACATCATAGGCCACAGCGGCGTCGTACGAGGTGTCGAAAGTGCCGAGCCAGACCCGCTGCCCGCGATTCGGCTCGCGTATCTCGGAGACCCATTTCCCCCACGTGCGCTGCCTCACCCCTTTATACGTGCAAGAGGCGTTCTCCGGGCCGCCCTTCCCTCTCATGCATCCTTTTCTTGAACTAGCCTGTGCACTACTTTTCCGAACCCTTTTCTCCCCTCCCCCAGAAGGAACAATCGATTTCAACATTTTTTTGTTTGCGGTGTTGGATGAGCAAGAAAAGAAGAAAAGGGTCGCCATTAATTTATAGACGCACAAGGGTTGTGAatgaagagatagagaaggGTTGAACACATACGTGTCTCCGGCTGAGGAGTGTAGACTTATACTTGGCAAGAGAGACTGGATTTATCGTGTCTTTATATTTCCCAATATAAAGAAAAAAAGATTATGCAAAAATGGAGCTCAGGTGGCGCCAAGGGAGCTGAGGAGTATATCACTGAGAAGATATTGATCATGTGCCTCAATTTCATTACGTTGACATCACCTTATGCATCACTCTTGCCTCCAATTTTCCTTAATAGAtaagttttagttttattctttttttcttCATACCTCCAAAGAACAAGGAGCTATGGAGGCAATAAGTATTGAGTAATTCCATAGTTTGTCGTGGAATATTACATTATATAGTAtgataaattttcaaaatcatactattgttattattatatatatataatctcatTTGGAATATTGAGAAGTTTAATAtgtaataaattaatatttcgTGATATTAATTGAACATTGGTAATCTTTTCATTTTCTATAATAAATTTTCTTTGCCGTATTGTATTTGTCTATTAGGTTAAGTGAACTGATATCATTTTATCCAAATCCATTTAATGATGTTTATCTCAAAAAAATAGTTCGAATTCCGAGATTTTTGGGGTTTCCTCTTGTTTAAAACCTCGCGtatttttttccccaaaaaaaGTGTACGTTTACACTGCAAGTCGATGTTTTTCCTGTCGTAATTCAATAATCTATCACTATATTTAAATTGCTCATTAGACATTACTGTTGAGGGAAATTG
The Primulina eburnea isolate SZY01 chromosome 5, ASM2296580v1, whole genome shotgun sequence genome window above contains:
- the LOC140831675 gene encoding dehydration-responsive element-binding protein 2D-like, translating into MATLFFFSCSSNTANKKMLKSIVPSGGGEKRVRKSSAQASSRKGCMRGKGGPENASCTYKGVRQRTWGKWVSEIREPNRGQRVWLGTFDTSYDAAVAYDVAARKLYGPDTKLNLPHLYQENQDQSPPESCPSTESQENGSSAVAPVDSEQGSGEFVSASGILNNLNVNLPEFDDSSLWAEAAKDTSFRIVDDMGAFGSNLDSGKDGNGVPFAWIF